A region from the Solibacillus sp. FSL H8-0523 genome encodes:
- a CDS encoding cAMP-binding protein, whose translation MNIKNANRLFVIIGIIILVIIGRFVLMNNEVVEMPTVQVVTQTAVIPSYEGSYCWHSNGESTCVDKAAPHEIIEMGNEPFVKVAPGETIEFQYSQSPTSVSIQQWVQNFDYEQIATTVRFTAPSEKGTYIISSLARFSNGDRTDTIAIEVIGNK comes from the coding sequence ATGAATATAAAAAATGCGAATCGTTTATTCGTAATTATCGGTATTATTATTTTAGTCATTATCGGGCGCTTTGTATTAATGAATAATGAAGTTGTCGAAATGCCTACTGTGCAAGTTGTGACACAAACAGCTGTAATCCCTTCTTATGAAGGAAGCTATTGCTGGCATTCTAACGGAGAAAGTACTTGTGTCGATAAAGCCGCTCCTCATGAAATAATTGAGATGGGCAACGAGCCTTTTGTCAAAGTCGCTCCAGGGGAAACCATTGAATTTCAATATAGCCAAAGCCCAACAAGCGTATCGATTCAGCAATGGGTTCAAAATTTTGACTATGAACAGATTGCTACAACGGTTCGCTTTACCGCGCCAAGCGAAAAAGGTACATACATCATTTCTAGCCTAGCTCGCTTTTCAAACGGTGATCGAACAGATACGATTGCCATCGAAGTCATCGGGAATAAATGA
- a CDS encoding methyl-accepting chemotaxis protein, whose amino-acid sequence MKERDERRIWVHQLNLLITIILVLLIVTPLLFKNGLAGALIYIIAGCSVIVLSTINYFLKIQDYLKGFIFAILPTLVVVALFYLDGYAVNKHYILFISLVMAAMYFSRKLIIVYGGIVSVCYLTLYVTAPTQFLGENANFPVFLTVYAIVTGCLYMLYRLVKWGSELITDAQLKEQQASELLANLAETLAKIEQGSTQLAENVTHVNYNINTMNKVSETVLESSQQIASAIHNEAEMIHEITNQMLQSKNNMNTTKHSSEATVASADEVVQVMQASKNHVHKATTDLHTLKDTIQTTTVTIDNMHESLTKVNDLLVGIKAIADQTNLLSLNASIEAARAGEHGKGFAVVADEVKKLAEQSAMIATDITAVTEQLLQRSTAAQRQAHEGKSAVTSGVTSLNAISGAFESIDLSFKNIQQKLQEDMTLIHQTNDLVETAMNQMENLSAISEENAAATEEIAASIYEEHEMMKSIANAADEMEQLQIELRAFTVKA is encoded by the coding sequence TTGAAAGAGCGCGATGAAAGAAGAATTTGGGTACACCAACTGAATTTATTGATAACGATTATTTTGGTGTTATTAATCGTTACCCCATTACTATTTAAAAATGGCTTAGCGGGTGCGTTAATCTATATAATTGCTGGCTGCAGTGTCATTGTATTATCAACTATCAATTATTTTCTGAAAATTCAAGATTATTTAAAAGGATTTATTTTTGCTATACTTCCAACATTAGTTGTAGTGGCCTTATTTTACTTAGATGGTTATGCTGTTAATAAGCATTACATCTTATTTATTTCGCTAGTGATGGCAGCGATGTATTTTAGCAGAAAGCTAATTATCGTGTATGGAGGTATTGTGAGTGTTTGTTATCTGACGCTATATGTGACAGCACCAACACAATTTCTAGGGGAGAACGCCAATTTCCCAGTTTTCTTAACGGTGTATGCTATTGTGACGGGTTGTCTGTATATGCTGTATCGTTTAGTAAAATGGGGTAGTGAGTTAATTACAGATGCTCAATTAAAAGAGCAACAAGCAAGTGAACTGTTAGCGAATTTAGCAGAAACGTTAGCGAAAATTGAACAGGGCTCAACGCAGCTTGCGGAAAATGTTACCCATGTGAATTACAACATCAATACGATGAATAAAGTAAGTGAGACGGTACTCGAATCATCTCAACAAATTGCATCAGCGATTCATAATGAAGCCGAAATGATTCATGAGATTACCAATCAAATGCTCCAGTCGAAAAATAATATGAATACCACGAAACATTCCAGTGAGGCAACGGTTGCTTCAGCAGATGAAGTGGTACAAGTGATGCAGGCAAGCAAGAATCATGTACATAAAGCAACAACGGATCTGCACACACTAAAAGATACGATTCAAACAACGACCGTAACGATTGATAATATGCATGAAAGCTTAACGAAAGTGAACGATTTGTTAGTGGGTATTAAGGCAATTGCTGACCAAACGAATCTACTTTCGCTGAATGCTTCGATTGAAGCCGCACGAGCAGGAGAGCATGGTAAAGGCTTTGCTGTCGTAGCAGATGAAGTGAAAAAGCTAGCAGAGCAAAGTGCAATGATTGCAACCGATATAACGGCTGTAACCGAGCAATTACTACAGCGTTCAACAGCTGCGCAGCGTCAGGCGCATGAAGGAAAATCGGCTGTAACTTCAGGTGTTACATCGTTAAATGCGATTAGCGGTGCTTTTGAAAGTATCGATTTATCCTTTAAAAATATTCAACAAAAGCTGCAAGAGGATATGACACTGATCCATCAAACAAATGATCTTGTGGAAACGGCAATGAATCAAATGGAAAATCTATCGGCTATTTCTGAAGAAAATGCAGCAGCAACAGAGGAAATTGCCGCATCGATCTATGAAGAACATGAAATGATGAAGTCGATTGCAAACGCAGCAGATGAAATGGAACAACTACAAATAGAGTTACGCGCATTCACTGTGAAAGCGTAA
- the kynB gene encoding arylformamidase, producing MWIDITQTMKTGMPNWPGDTAFSFGLAYTKQQTGSVNIGKIETSLHTGTHADAPFHFNNSAPTIEQLDVNTFIGDCVVIDCRGVEVITASFLQSFDFHGVARVLLKTVDAISEQFPEVIPVIAADVASFLKHCGVVLLGVDNPSVDMLTSKELAAHHALYEHYVQIIEGLDLSQIEPGLYDLICLPLKIEGADGAPVRAVIRKK from the coding sequence ATGTGGATTGATATTACACAAACAATGAAAACTGGGATGCCAAATTGGCCAGGAGACACCGCGTTTTCATTTGGGCTAGCTTACACAAAACAGCAAACGGGTTCAGTGAACATCGGCAAAATCGAAACGTCACTGCACACCGGCACCCACGCTGATGCACCGTTTCACTTTAACAATAGTGCACCGACAATCGAGCAACTAGATGTCAATACGTTTATTGGCGATTGTGTGGTCATTGATTGTCGCGGGGTAGAGGTGATTACGGCAAGCTTTTTGCAGTCGTTTGATTTTCATGGTGTCGCCCGTGTGTTACTAAAAACAGTTGATGCGATAAGTGAGCAGTTCCCAGAAGTTATTCCGGTCATTGCTGCGGACGTTGCCTCGTTTTTAAAACACTGCGGCGTTGTGCTGCTCGGTGTAGACAATCCATCGGTAGACATGTTAACAAGTAAGGAGTTAGCCGCACACCATGCACTGTATGAGCACTATGTTCAAATAATAGAAGGATTAGATCTGAGTCAGATTGAGCCAGGCCTCTATGACCTCATTTGCTTGCCTTTAAAAATTGAAGGAGCTGACGGTGCACCGGTACGTGCGGTTATTCGGAAAAAATAA
- a CDS encoding sodium-dependent transporter → MEKSKGQWSSKLGFVLASAGAAIGLGAIWKMPYVAGQSGGGAFFLIFVVLTLLIGLPMLLSEYVIGRAAQKEAVTAYKVLAPNTKVWAWIGKLGIIGCFLLLSFYSVVGGWIFVYSGVSVVGNVIDPNTDPGAFFGQVTGTPWIALLGLALFTIANVVVIALGVQNGIEKANKFMMPLLFVMFFILVVRAVTLDGAMEGIKFFLYPDFTNITGESILYALGQSFFALAVGFSCLVTYSSYLKKDVSLPNAAGSVVGLSIFVSFLAGLAIFPVVFAFDLEVASGPPLLFMVLPAAFSQMPFGELFLALFLILFLFATLTSAFSMYEIIVAAVVEKWKISRAKITVIIGVFVFIASIPSTLTYSTLGDVSIFGRSIFDFTDFVVSNVILPIGNLLIAIFIMYIMDKNIVKKELLEGSKMGEGFYKTYRFLMTFVVPTVIVVVLGYLVFQY, encoded by the coding sequence ATGGAGAAGAGTAAAGGACAATGGTCAAGTAAATTAGGATTTGTATTAGCGTCAGCCGGTGCAGCGATTGGGCTCGGGGCAATTTGGAAAATGCCATACGTCGCGGGTCAAAGCGGAGGCGGCGCATTCTTCTTAATTTTCGTTGTACTAACGTTATTAATTGGTTTACCGATGCTGTTATCGGAGTATGTCATCGGACGTGCAGCACAAAAGGAAGCTGTAACGGCGTATAAGGTGCTGGCACCAAATACGAAAGTGTGGGCTTGGATTGGAAAATTAGGTATTATCGGCTGTTTTTTACTACTATCGTTTTACAGCGTCGTAGGGGGCTGGATTTTTGTCTATAGTGGCGTGTCAGTTGTTGGCAATGTCATTGATCCAAATACAGATCCCGGTGCATTTTTTGGCCAGGTAACAGGCACACCGTGGATTGCGTTACTAGGTCTTGCGTTATTTACGATTGCGAACGTAGTCGTGATTGCACTTGGTGTTCAAAATGGTATTGAAAAAGCGAACAAATTTATGATGCCGCTACTATTTGTGATGTTCTTTATTTTAGTCGTACGTGCGGTGACGTTAGATGGGGCAATGGAAGGCATTAAATTCTTCTTATACCCTGACTTCACGAACATTACAGGAGAATCGATTTTATATGCGCTAGGGCAATCTTTCTTTGCATTGGCGGTCGGGTTTTCATGTCTTGTTACATATAGCTCGTACTTGAAAAAGGATGTCAGCTTGCCGAATGCAGCAGGATCAGTAGTTGGCTTAAGTATTTTTGTATCGTTTTTAGCAGGGCTAGCAATCTTCCCTGTCGTGTTTGCATTTGATCTAGAAGTCGCAAGTGGTCCACCGTTACTATTTATGGTGCTACCGGCTGCATTTTCTCAAATGCCCTTTGGTGAGCTATTTTTAGCACTGTTCTTAATTTTATTTTTATTTGCAACGTTAACATCTGCATTTAGTATGTATGAAATTATCGTGGCTGCGGTTGTCGAGAAGTGGAAGATTTCGCGTGCCAAAATTACGGTAATCATTGGGGTTTTCGTGTTTATTGCGTCAATTCCATCAACTTTAACGTATAGCACATTGGGGGATGTATCCATTTTTGGTCGCAGCATTTTTGACTTTACGGACTTTGTGGTGTCGAATGTCATTTTACCAATCGGCAATTTACTCATTGCGATTTTCATTATGTATATTATGGATAAAAACATCGTGAAAAAAGAGTTGCTTGAAGGAAGTAAAATGGGTGAAGGTTTCTATAAAACATATCGCTTCCTTATGACATTTGTTGTACCGACAGTCATCGTGGTCGTACTTGGTTATTTAGTTTTTCAATACTAA
- the kynA gene encoding tryptophan 2,3-dioxygenase has product MDKKSISDLEQKVRAEKGIHTDFKNDMTYGEYLGLEAILSSQNRLSDHHDEMLFLIIHQVSELWMKLIIHELQAAIQAIQQENMQPAFKMLARVSKIQQQIIQAWDVLATMTPAEYLQFRDALGKASGFQSYQYRQIEFALGYKSKHILKIYEKDEAILNELKNAYMAPSIYDVAIAALAKAGLKVNPALLNRDFSVVYNGDDSVAAAWKTVYENIDTYWDLYQLAEKLVDIEDSLQQWRFRHMKTVERIIGFKVGTGGSSGVNYLRQVLDHRFFPELWDLRTTL; this is encoded by the coding sequence ATGGACAAAAAATCAATTTCTGATTTAGAACAAAAGGTCCGTGCGGAAAAAGGGATTCATACCGATTTTAAAAACGACATGACGTACGGGGAATATTTAGGCTTAGAGGCGATTTTGTCGAGTCAAAACCGACTATCTGATCATCATGATGAAATGTTATTTTTAATCATTCATCAAGTAAGCGAATTATGGATGAAGCTTATTATTCATGAATTACAAGCGGCGATTCAAGCAATTCAGCAAGAAAATATGCAGCCGGCGTTTAAAATGCTGGCCAGGGTTTCAAAAATTCAACAGCAAATCATCCAAGCGTGGGATGTCCTCGCGACCATGACACCGGCTGAGTATTTACAGTTCCGCGATGCACTCGGTAAGGCATCTGGCTTTCAAAGCTATCAATACCGCCAAATTGAGTTTGCGCTCGGCTATAAAAGTAAGCATATTTTAAAAATTTATGAAAAAGACGAAGCCATTTTAAACGAGCTAAAAAACGCATATATGGCCCCAAGTATTTATGATGTGGCAATTGCAGCACTAGCGAAAGCGGGGTTAAAGGTAAATCCTGCATTGCTAAATCGTGATTTTTCGGTAGTATATAATGGTGACGACTCTGTTGCAGCTGCCTGGAAAACCGTCTATGAAAATATCGATACGTACTGGGATTTATATCAGTTAGCTGAAAAGCTTGTCGATATTGAAGATAGTTTGCAGCAATGGCGTTTCCGTCATATGAAAACGGTTGAGCGCATTATAGGCTTTAAAGTAGGCACTGGTGGCTCCTCTGGTGTGAACTATTTACGTCAAGTGCTTGATCATCGTTTCTTCCCAGAGCTCTGGGATTTAAGAACGACATTATAG
- the kynU gene encoding kynureninase, translated as MMTMETAQQLDKKDALKQYAAEFYKQPGQIYLDGNSLGLLSKRAETTVLALLHSWKEHGIDGWTAGEQPWYYFSENLGELCAPLVGAKKQEVVLTGSTTTNLHQLLATFFKPTDTKNKILADELNFPSDLYAIQSQLALHNLSKEHMKLVASQDGQTLTTEDIISAMTEDVAVAVLPAVLYRSGQVLDLQAITKAAHEKNILVGFDLCHSIGSIPHQLHDIGADFAFWCNYKHLNGGPGSVAGLFVHEKHFGTAPGLAGWFGSDKTKQFDLDITLTQARDAGAYQIGTPHVLSLAPIAGSLELFNEVGIEAIRAKSLQLTQFMMDCITQEIPNTFTFGNPQDATRGGHLFLVHEEAARVCKALKTAGVVPDFRAPNGIRLAPVALYNSFTEVWQAVQILKTIMTEKMYETYENKRDVIA; from the coding sequence ATGATGACAATGGAAACCGCACAACAACTTGATAAAAAAGATGCACTAAAGCAGTACGCCGCAGAGTTTTACAAGCAGCCGGGCCAAATTTATTTAGATGGGAATTCACTCGGGCTCCTGTCAAAGCGCGCAGAAACGACTGTGTTAGCCTTACTCCATTCATGGAAAGAACATGGCATTGATGGCTGGACGGCTGGGGAACAACCGTGGTATTACTTCTCGGAAAATTTAGGGGAACTATGTGCACCACTAGTAGGCGCAAAAAAACAAGAAGTCGTATTAACGGGTTCTACAACAACAAACCTCCACCAGCTACTCGCAACGTTTTTTAAACCAACAGACACAAAAAATAAAATTTTAGCCGATGAATTAAATTTCCCGTCGGATTTATATGCAATTCAAAGTCAGTTAGCGCTACATAATCTATCAAAAGAACATATGAAATTAGTAGCTTCACAGGACGGGCAAACACTGACAACAGAGGACATCATCTCAGCCATGACAGAGGATGTGGCGGTCGCGGTGTTGCCAGCGGTTCTTTATCGTAGCGGGCAAGTGCTTGATTTACAGGCCATTACAAAAGCCGCGCATGAAAAGAATATTTTAGTGGGCTTTGATCTTTGTCACTCGATCGGCTCGATACCGCATCAGTTACACGACATTGGCGCGGACTTTGCGTTTTGGTGCAACTACAAGCATTTAAACGGAGGGCCTGGATCAGTTGCGGGACTTTTCGTGCATGAAAAGCATTTCGGTACTGCACCGGGCTTAGCAGGCTGGTTTGGTTCAGATAAAACAAAGCAATTTGATTTAGATATTACACTTACACAAGCGCGTGATGCCGGTGCGTATCAAATCGGAACACCCCATGTATTGAGCCTGGCCCCGATTGCGGGCTCACTTGAGTTGTTCAATGAAGTCGGTATTGAAGCCATTCGTGCGAAATCACTTCAGCTCACACAGTTTATGATGGATTGTATTACCCAGGAAATACCGAATACGTTTACGTTTGGTAACCCACAAGATGCAACACGCGGGGGGCATTTGTTTTTAGTGCACGAGGAAGCAGCGCGAGTTTGTAAAGCATTGAAAACTGCAGGGGTTGTCCCTGATTTTCGCGCACCAAATGGCATTCGTTTAGCACCTGTTGCCTTGTACAATTCGTTTACAGAAGTTTGGCAAGCCGTACAAATTTTAAAAACAATTATGACGGAAAAAATGTATGAAACGTATGAAAATAAACGAGATGTGATTGCCTAA
- a CDS encoding RNA polymerase sigma factor, producing MRKNVFDTHYDAIYTYILYLTNDRHLAHDLLQETFYRYYQKNYDTNERLYLLKIARNLVYDHYRRKKLIGFFTLKKEPIAHTLLPEEVVLQNAENEVLYTALQQIKTNYREAVILRYIEQYSVKETAQILNTTEAKVKNDTARGLKALRALLGGERDD from the coding sequence TTGCGAAAAAACGTGTTTGATACGCATTATGATGCGATTTATACATACATACTTTATTTAACGAACGACCGCCATCTAGCGCATGATTTACTACAGGAAACCTTTTACCGCTATTATCAAAAAAATTATGACACAAATGAGCGTCTCTATTTATTAAAAATTGCTCGCAATCTTGTATACGATCATTATCGTAGGAAAAAGTTAATCGGCTTTTTCACACTAAAAAAAGAACCGATTGCACATACGTTGCTTCCTGAAGAAGTGGTGCTACAAAACGCGGAAAACGAAGTGTTGTACACGGCATTACAGCAAATTAAAACGAACTACCGAGAAGCCGTCATTTTGCGCTACATTGAGCAATATTCTGTGAAGGAAACCGCACAAATTTTAAACACGACCGAGGCTAAGGTGAAAAATGATACAGCGCGCGGACTGAAGGCGTTGCGTGCATTATTAGGAGGTGAGCGTGATGATTGA
- a CDS encoding DUF4085 family protein: MFYLSLETQHQSDVAHMAYFPEGDVEPDFMKEIIQELAREKQWIPARFHEAIDLGNLHSGNQWGEYLKWCEGVIAAHQTKRESIYKKRVLLSAKFEQHAGEVFNDSLHDGEIVQVVRADDEVTLFLDMSGGFTSKAMIQLTFKGAVETGELARDYVYDELVEIGSGYALRVLSGHPYEQWTIVFQEVEVRFVFRPKAYAERERYTDVREYLQDLTPTLNYFIVENHEFVAVDVQNIEQRADGFYSDTKWLGKTTEQVIDRIYSDTRRPLCSL, translated from the coding sequence ATGTTTTATTTATCACTTGAAACACAGCACCAATCAGATGTTGCACATATGGCGTATTTTCCGGAGGGCGATGTGGAACCAGATTTCATGAAGGAAATAATCCAGGAGCTAGCTCGTGAAAAGCAGTGGATTCCAGCGCGCTTTCACGAGGCGATTGATTTAGGTAACTTACATAGTGGAAATCAGTGGGGCGAGTATTTAAAGTGGTGTGAAGGGGTCATCGCCGCACACCAAACAAAACGCGAGTCGATTTATAAAAAGCGCGTACTGCTTTCAGCGAAGTTTGAACAACATGCAGGCGAGGTGTTTAATGATTCGTTACATGACGGGGAAATTGTTCAGGTCGTGCGTGCCGACGATGAAGTGACGCTATTTTTAGATATGAGTGGGGGCTTTACATCTAAGGCAATGATTCAACTGACGTTTAAAGGTGCGGTGGAAACAGGCGAATTAGCGCGGGATTACGTATATGATGAGCTAGTTGAGATAGGATCAGGTTATGCACTGCGTGTGTTATCAGGGCATCCCTATGAACAGTGGACGATTGTATTTCAAGAGGTAGAAGTTCGATTTGTATTTCGTCCAAAAGCGTATGCTGAGCGCGAGCGATATACGGATGTTAGGGAATATCTTCAAGATTTAACACCGACACTTAACTACTTTATTGTTGAAAATCATGAATTTGTGGCAGTCGATGTGCAAAATATTGAACAACGCGCGGATGGGTTTTATAGCGATACTAAGTGGCTTGGAAAGACGACTGAGCAGGTGATTGATCGTATTTACTCTGATACACGAAGACCCCTATGCTCACTTTAG
- a CDS encoding response regulator transcription factor, whose translation MTKKLLVVEDDENLVNLLQLHLIKDGYDVRVEKTGRHVIEALMQFQPDAILLDGTLPDIESEELCRQIRYQFDIPIVMMSTKTDELDVVLALEMGATEYIRKPFGFRELLTRLRIHLKRYEKEQLHKTRVSELVMGPFKVDLVMFKIYKEDVEIPLTKREFKLLLHLLEQPGDIKSREDIIEMLDFTKGDKRTVDVHIRRLREKIEEQPSSPKWIKTKSGIGYYFNDKAQEVSYNL comes from the coding sequence ATGACGAAAAAACTATTAGTCGTTGAAGATGATGAGAATTTAGTGAACTTATTACAGCTGCATTTAATAAAGGACGGTTATGACGTACGCGTTGAAAAAACGGGACGTCACGTAATCGAAGCGCTCATGCAATTTCAACCAGATGCCATTTTGCTAGACGGTACGTTGCCGGATATTGAAAGCGAGGAGCTTTGTCGTCAGATTCGTTACCAATTTGATATCCCAATTGTGATGATGAGTACAAAAACAGATGAACTTGATGTTGTGCTCGCACTTGAAATGGGTGCTACCGAATACATTCGGAAACCGTTTGGCTTTCGCGAACTGTTGACGCGTCTCCGCATTCATTTAAAGCGCTATGAAAAAGAGCAGCTACACAAAACACGTGTGTCAGAGCTTGTCATGGGTCCATTTAAAGTGGATTTGGTCATGTTTAAAATTTACAAAGAAGACGTGGAGATTCCGTTAACGAAGCGTGAATTTAAATTACTGCTGCATTTACTCGAGCAGCCGGGGGATATTAAATCGCGTGAAGATATTATTGAAATGCTCGATTTTACAAAGGGCGATAAGCGTACGGTCGATGTACATATTCGTAGACTGCGAGAAAAAATAGAAGAGCAACCGAGCTCCCCAAAATGGATTAAAACAAAAAGTGGAATCGGCTATTATTTCAATGATAAAGCACAGGAAGTCTCTTACAATTTGTAG
- the phoU gene encoding phosphate signaling complex protein PhoU: MIRENFEKNMLELQNKMVEMVDLTVVAMEKSFTALQKQDMSLALDIIEEDTYIDELENEINQMAIWLMAKEQPVARDLRRIVSMIKMSSDIERIADFAVNTAKATVKINKTESIIPKTSIVEMKDISMDMLKKAMQAFIEEDIALAKAVGELDDKVDEKNHQNYAVLTSYIAEHPHDTEQAVQLLFINRFVERAADHITNMAESTAYFIKGQLFDLN; the protein is encoded by the coding sequence ATGATTCGCGAAAACTTTGAGAAAAACATGCTTGAACTGCAAAACAAGATGGTAGAGATGGTTGATTTGACGGTTGTTGCGATGGAAAAGTCGTTCACCGCACTTCAAAAGCAAGATATGTCGTTAGCGTTAGATATTATTGAAGAGGATACGTATATAGACGAGCTTGAAAACGAAATTAACCAAATGGCGATTTGGCTAATGGCAAAGGAACAGCCGGTTGCACGCGACTTGCGCCGTATTGTCAGTATGATTAAAATGTCTTCTGATATTGAACGTATTGCCGACTTTGCTGTTAATACCGCAAAGGCAACCGTAAAAATCAATAAAACGGAATCCATTATTCCGAAAACAAGTATTGTTGAAATGAAAGATATTTCAATGGATATGCTGAAGAAAGCGATGCAGGCGTTTATTGAAGAGGATATTGCGTTAGCAAAAGCAGTCGGTGAGTTAGATGATAAGGTGGATGAAAAAAATCACCAAAATTATGCGGTGCTGACAAGCTATATCGCAGAACATCCACATGACACAGAGCAGGCTGTACAGTTATTATTCATCAACCGCTTTGTTGAGCGTGCGGCCGATCATATTACAAATATGGCTGAATCTACAGCTTACTTTATTAAAGGACAGTTATTCGATTTAAACTAG
- the pstB gene encoding phosphate ABC transporter ATP-binding protein PstB: MTMIVSEAAIFNTSTTAFAEAQETKIQVNDLNLFYGEKQALFNVNIDIKEKEVTALIGPSGCGKSTFLRTLNRMNDLIDGVRVIGNIHIDKENIYESNDVIKLRTKVGMVFQKSNLFPMSIYDNVAYGPRMQGIKNKKTLDGIVEESLRGAAIWDEVKDRLKSSALGLSGGQQQRICIARAIAMKPDVILMDEPTSALDPISTLKVEELITQMKKDYTIVIVTHNMQQAARISDKTAFFLNGEVVEFDDTNIIFSTPKDQRTEDYVTGRFG; this comes from the coding sequence ATGACTATGATTGTATCAGAAGCAGCGATTTTTAATACATCAACAACGGCTTTTGCGGAGGCACAGGAAACGAAAATTCAAGTAAATGATTTGAATTTATTTTACGGTGAAAAACAAGCATTATTTAATGTGAATATAGACATTAAAGAAAAGGAAGTGACAGCGTTAATCGGCCCTTCAGGCTGTGGTAAATCAACGTTTTTACGTACGTTAAACCGCATGAACGATCTGATTGATGGGGTGCGTGTGATTGGCAATATCCACATTGACAAGGAAAATATTTACGAATCAAATGATGTCATTAAGCTACGTACAAAAGTCGGCATGGTATTCCAAAAATCAAACCTGTTCCCAATGAGCATTTATGATAATGTTGCCTATGGTCCGCGTATGCAGGGGATAAAAAACAAAAAGACACTTGATGGCATTGTGGAAGAATCACTACGTGGTGCGGCAATTTGGGATGAAGTAAAGGATCGATTAAAATCATCAGCATTAGGCCTTTCTGGTGGTCAGCAACAGCGTATTTGTATCGCACGTGCCATTGCGATGAAGCCGGATGTGATTTTAATGGATGAGCCAACAAGTGCACTTGACCCAATTTCAACGTTAAAAGTAGAAGAATTAATTACACAAATGAAAAAGGATTACACAATCGTCATCGTAACGCATAACATGCAACAGGCTGCGCGTATTAGTGATAAAACAGCATTCTTCTTAAACGGGGAAGTGGTTGAGTTTGATGACACAAATATTATTTTCTCAACACCTAAAGACCAGCGTACAGAAGACTATGTAACAGGCCGTTTCGGATAA
- the pstA gene encoding phosphate ABC transporter permease PstA, whose protein sequence is MRQTKDNIMRGLLWASAFVSVAVLVVIVGYIFYKGFSYISFDFIFGDYSPSGGGGIFPMIVTTILMILISLLIATPIGILAAVYLHEYARQGRLVSIIRYATESLTGIPSIIYGLFGAVFFVAILKLGMSIIAASLTLTIIVLPVIIRTTEEALKTVPATYREGSLALGTTKLQTLLKVILPSAMPGILSGIILSIGRIVGESAAIFLTAGTVAAMPSSIFSSARTLTVHSYLVTQEAGDIGLAAAVGIVLIVIILVLNLSATYISKKLNKADY, encoded by the coding sequence ATGCGTCAAACGAAAGATAATATTATGCGCGGCTTATTATGGGCTTCAGCGTTTGTATCGGTTGCGGTATTAGTCGTTATTGTCGGTTATATCTTTTACAAAGGATTTTCATATATTAGCTTTGATTTTATTTTCGGAGATTATTCGCCATCAGGTGGCGGCGGAATTTTCCCGATGATCGTCACAACGATTTTAATGATTTTAATTTCACTGCTTATCGCAACACCAATCGGGATTTTAGCAGCTGTTTATTTGCATGAATACGCGAGGCAAGGGCGTTTAGTGAGTATTATCCGTTACGCAACGGAAAGCTTAACAGGAATTCCATCAATTATCTACGGATTATTCGGTGCGGTATTCTTCGTAGCCATTTTAAAGCTTGGGATGTCTATCATCGCAGCAAGCTTAACGTTAACAATTATCGTATTACCAGTAATTATCCGTACAACGGAAGAAGCATTAAAAACCGTGCCAGCGACTTACCGTGAAGGGTCACTTGCACTAGGCACAACGAAATTACAAACGTTATTAAAGGTGATTTTACCGAGCGCGATGCCGGGGATTTTATCGGGGATTATTTTATCGATTGGCCGTATTGTCGGGGAATCCGCAGCGATTTTCTTAACAGCAGGTACGGTAGCAGCGATGCCATCGAGTATTTTCTCATCTGCACGTACACTTACTGTACATTCGTATTTAGTGACGCAAGAGGCCGGGGATATTGGATTAGCAGCAGCAGTCGGGATTGTGTTAATTGTGATTATTTTAGTGCTGAACTTGTCAGCGACGTATATTTCCAAAAAATTAAACAAGGCAGATTATTAA